A window of Hevea brasiliensis isolate MT/VB/25A 57/8 chromosome 14, ASM3005281v1, whole genome shotgun sequence contains these coding sequences:
- the LOC131173143 gene encoding potassium transporter 5-like, with product MPNHQANNRELSNYKLETPNRRMKMASAVNLILENSVLIKFSLLFMSMIRVSMVLSYGILTPCISLLFTVECIKEDDPSLTDNAIMWISVGILISLFQIQRFGIDKVRCVRQPDEVFLGSSKEFSQKNVRPSLVAWWDLFGTKLAFVK from the exons ATGCCAAACCATCAGGCTAACAATAGAGAATTGTCCAATTATAAGTTGGAGACGCCAAACCGCCGAATGAAGATGGCCTCAGCTGTAAATTTAATTCTCGAGAATAGCGTACTAATAAAGTTCTCTCTATTGTTCATGAGCATGATTAGAGTGTCCATGGTTCTCAGTTATGGCATTCTCACACCCTGCATATCACTGTTATTCACAGTTGAATGTATTAAGGAGGATGATCCTAGTCTTACTGATAATGCCATCATGTGGATTTCAGTGGGAATTTTGATTTCCTTATTTCAAATTCAGAGGTTTGGAATAGATAAAGTTAG GTGTGTGAGGCAGCCTGATGAAGTTTTTCTTGGTTCCTCGAAAGAATTTTCTCAGAAAAATGTTAGGCCTTCGTTGGTAGCTTGGTGGGATCTCTTCGGAACAAAGTTGGCATTTGTCAAGTGA